A single genomic interval of Microbacterium oleivorans harbors:
- a CDS encoding phosphatase PAP2 family protein, with protein MTRSTPPRRLSDPADPGVPGELNQDMTLGTTRLTHWYTPWGRALAAAARAISERLGPYAALIVSLLIGGAIVLGLSVAAVEVYDAVTDEDGVAGIDQPLLDYALTLRTPLAETIVTGFTDIAGTIGMPVIAVAAILILAIKRRSWTPVVLIAAAGGGSLLMTVAGKELIQRERPPLEFAVPPFEHSPSFPSGHTLNAVAVVGIIAYVLVLRRNSPASRAAIIVGAVVFALLVGLSRVYLGHHWFTDVLVGWILGALWLSIIVTAHRLYLTAREHRHPSGARDAVGSA; from the coding sequence ATGACGCGATCAACGCCACCGCGGCGGCTGTCCGACCCGGCAGACCCGGGCGTCCCCGGAGAGCTGAATCAGGACATGACGCTGGGCACGACCCGCCTCACCCACTGGTACACCCCGTGGGGGCGTGCGCTCGCCGCCGCGGCCCGCGCGATCAGCGAGCGGCTCGGGCCGTACGCGGCGCTCATCGTCAGCCTCCTGATCGGCGGCGCGATCGTCCTCGGACTCAGCGTCGCAGCCGTCGAGGTGTACGACGCCGTCACGGACGAGGACGGCGTCGCCGGCATCGACCAGCCGTTGCTCGACTATGCCCTGACACTGCGCACACCGCTGGCGGAGACCATCGTCACCGGCTTCACCGACATCGCGGGCACGATCGGGATGCCGGTCATCGCCGTCGCGGCGATCCTCATCCTCGCGATCAAGCGGCGCTCGTGGACCCCGGTCGTCCTCATCGCCGCGGCCGGCGGCGGTTCGCTGCTGATGACCGTCGCGGGCAAGGAGCTCATCCAGCGCGAGCGGCCGCCGCTGGAGTTCGCCGTGCCGCCCTTCGAGCATTCGCCCTCGTTCCCCTCCGGGCACACCCTGAACGCGGTCGCCGTGGTCGGGATCATCGCCTACGTCCTCGTGCTGCGGCGAAACTCTCCCGCCTCACGCGCCGCGATCATCGTGGGCGCCGTCGTGTTCGCCCTCCTCGTGGGCCTGAGCCGGGTGTACCTCGGGCACCACTGGTTCACCGACGTGCTCGTCGGCTGGATCCTCGGTGCGCTGTGGCTCTCGATCATCGTCACCGCCCACCGCCTGTACCTGACGGCGCGGGAGCACCGGCATCCGTCCGGAGCGCGAGACGCCGTCGGCTCGGCTTGA